The nucleotide sequence GATCCCGACCGACAACACGGCGAAGTTGCTGCACGAGGCCCGCCGCAACACCGATCGCCAGCGAGAGCTCGACCATCTCCTGCTCGCCCTCCCCGGGATCGGTCGAGACGACCCACACTGGCGCCACCACCTGCAACGCGCTGAGCGCACCTGGCCGTACGCACGGCCGTGGCACCTGCGCCGACCAGGCGCGATGTCGAACACCGGTCGGGCGAGGCTCACCTCGGCAGTCGGGAGCCGCATCACCGAACTCACCACCGAGATCGGAAACTGGCGCTTCGCCGAAGGTCAGCTGGTCATCGTCGATGAGGCGGCCATGGCTGGGACGCTCGCGCTGGACGCCATCGCCGGCGCCGCGGCGGGCGCTGGCGCGAAGCTGTTGTTGGTCGGCGATCACGCTCAGCTCGGCGCGATCGACGCGGGCGGTGCCTTCGGGATGCTCGCACGCGACTACGGTGACGACCTGGTGCCCGAGCTGGTCGCGCTACACCGATTCCAGGCGCCCTGGGAGGCTGCCGCGACGAGAAGCCTCCGCCGCGGTGACGCCTCGGTACTGAACACCTACCAGCGGCACGGCCGACTCCACCCGGGCGAGACCGACGAGGTCACCGATGCCGCCTACCGGGCCTGGCTCGCCGACGAGGCGGCCGGTCACACGTCACTGCTGATCGCGGCGTCAGCAGACGCCGTCCGCGAGCTGGCCATGCGCGCACGTGCCGACCGTGTGGCCGCCGGGCAGGTCGAATCAGGCGGCGTCGTCCTGCACGACGGCAGCCTCGCCGGCCGCGGAGACCGCGTCGTCACCCGCCACAACGACCGCCGCCTCATCACTGGACGCCACAGTTGGGTCAGGAACCGTGACACCTGGACCGTGCGGCGCCGACACCGCGACGGCTCTCTCACCGTCACACGGCATCACGGCGTCGGTACCATCACACTGCCCGCGGACTACGTCCGCCAGCACGTGGAACTCGCCTACGCGACCACCACCCACCGCGCCCAGGGCGCCAGCGTCGACACCACCCACGTGCTGGTCACCGGCACCAGCACCGCCCGCGAACTCTTCTACGTCGCCATGACCCGAGGACGGCTCGCCAACCACGCCTACGTCGCCACCGACCTCGAACCCGACGACCAGCACCTGGGCGACGACATCGAACCGATAGCGATCACTGCGCTCACGGCCGTCCTGCAGCGATCCGCTGCTCCGCGCTCCGCGCACGAAACCGCCCGCGATCTCCACGAACGCGCGGAGTCATTCGGGCAACTCGCCGACGAGTACACCACCCTGGCCGCCCAGGCGTTCGCCAACCACGTCGCCCGGATCATCGACGCCACCCCCCTACCCCACATAGCCGACCCGACGACATCGCCGGCCTACCCGGCACTCGCCGCCACGATCCGCTACGCCCACGACCTCGGCATCGACGTCCTACGGACGCTCCCCCAGCTGGCCACCCACCTTGAACCACGCTCCGACGATCCGATCGCGCACCTGCACCAGCGGCTCGCAGCACTCGTCGAGGAGGCCCGCCGGACCCACCGAGCGCGGCCCCTCCACCGCATCGCCGGCCTGATCCCGGCCGCGGTCGGCACCGCCGACCCCGCGCTGCGCCGCGCCCTCGACGAGCGGAAACGCCATCTCGAACGCCGAGCCGAGACGCTGGCCCGCACCGCGCTCACCAAGCGGCCTGCCTGGCTCGACGAACTCGGCCCACCACCGTCCACGCCGCGCGATCGCAGCAGGTGGATCCGCTGCGTGGCGACCATCGCCGCCTACCGCGAACGACACGACATCACCAGCACGCATCCGCTTGGCGACAACCCTCAGTCCGAAGACCGCCCAGATCTTCGCCTCGCCTTCAGCGCCCTACGCCGGGCACAGCAACTGAGTGGCCTGCTCAAGTCCGGCCGCGAGCATGCGCAGGCAGCCCGGAGTCGTCGCTCGGGCGTGGGACGGTGATCATTCGGCGTCGGGGCGCGATTCGTGCTCTGCGAGGTATGCCTCCAGCGCGAACAT is from Jiangella alkaliphila and encodes:
- the mobF gene encoding MobF family relaxase, producing MISVKRVYAGDGYRYLLRGIADQEDLPGASAVTSYYTQPGNPHGRWIGAGLDGIGDGAGLAVGSRVSEQQLERMFRDGADPLTGRPLGRRFHQVVGWRERADMRIAGLSAQLGDADRTDSVEQIEAEEKARPTIRPVAGFDVTFSPPKSVSVLWGLGDQGVREQVYEAHRAAIRDVLAVLERDVARTRIGSNGVARVETKGVVGATFDHWDSRSGDPQLHTHLLMLNRVQAADDDRWRTLDSRDALYPAVVALSELYDNVLADHITARLGVGWENRGTRHKAKNAVWEIETVPHELIAAFSSRSADIEAEKDRLVDAYRRQHGRSPNDRTIIRLRQIATLATRPAKEVRSLAELTTDWAERAHVVLREDPVAWVGRRTRFARSGRERPPLWRVDDLAAGGALDQLVREAFDELSTERSTWTVWNARAAVARAAMPYRMSDADERDRLVADATARVLAMSVDLTPHERAFTPARLRQRDGRSVFASGQVFTSAEVLAAERRLLDGLHASDAAALSLVAIGNATRSPTRGGHRLTADQADAITRIALSGRRIDVLLGPAGSGKTTALDVLRHAWEREHGTGSVIGFAPSAAAAGVLAESLGIPTDNTAKLLHEARRNTDRQRELDHLLLALPGIGRDDPHWRHHLQRAERTWPYARPWHLRRPGAMSNTGRARLTSAVGSRITELTTEIGNWRFAEGQLVIVDEAAMAGTLALDAIAGAAAGAGAKLLLVGDHAQLGAIDAGGAFGMLARDYGDDLVPELVALHRFQAPWEAAATRSLRRGDASVLNTYQRHGRLHPGETDEVTDAAYRAWLADEAAGHTSLLIAASADAVRELAMRARADRVAAGQVESGGVVLHDGSLAGRGDRVVTRHNDRRLITGRHSWVRNRDTWTVRRRHRDGSLTVTRHHGVGTITLPADYVRQHVELAYATTTHRAQGASVDTTHVLVTGTSTARELFYVAMTRGRLANHAYVATDLEPDDQHLGDDIEPIAITALTAVLQRSAAPRSAHETARDLHERAESFGQLADEYTTLAAQAFANHVARIIDATPLPHIADPTTSPAYPALAATIRYAHDLGIDVLRTLPQLATHLEPRSDDPIAHLHQRLAALVEEARRTHRARPLHRIAGLIPAAVGTADPALRRALDERKRHLERRAETLARTALTKRPAWLDELGPPPSTPRDRSRWIRCVATIAAYRERHDITSTHPLGDNPQSEDRPDLRLAFSALRRAQQLSGLLKSGREHAQAARSRRSGVGR